From Acidobacteriota bacterium, a single genomic window includes:
- a CDS encoding radical SAM protein: MDLRVTEMFLSIQGESSHAGRSCSFVRLTGCPMRCVWCDSEYTFTGGERLSFATIFERLEEFGCKLVEVTGGEPLAQKNVFPFISELCDRGYEVLIETGGFVSTQKVDPRAKIILDVKCPASGESERNHWPNLERLDPSKDEVKFVVANLSDLEFAFEVVQKYHLESRAKEILISPVFGVEDLKAIAETIARSRVGVRLNLQLHKYIWGADVHGV; this comes from the coding sequence ATGGACCTGCGCGTTACCGAGATGTTTCTGTCGATCCAGGGCGAATCATCGCACGCCGGACGGTCGTGTTCTTTCGTGCGTTTGACCGGTTGCCCGATGCGCTGCGTCTGGTGCGACAGCGAATACACGTTTACCGGAGGCGAACGCTTGTCGTTTGCCACGATCTTCGAAAGACTCGAGGAATTCGGTTGCAAACTCGTCGAGGTCACCGGCGGCGAACCTCTCGCGCAGAAGAACGTTTTCCCCTTTATAAGCGAACTCTGCGATCGCGGTTACGAGGTCCTGATCGAAACCGGCGGATTTGTTTCTACACAGAAAGTCGATCCGCGAGCAAAAATCATTCTCGACGTGAAATGTCCGGCATCAGGCGAGTCCGAACGCAATCATTGGCCGAATCTCGAACGGCTCGATCCGTCAAAAGATGAGGTGAAATTTGTCGTCGCGAACCTGAGCGATCTCGAATTCGCGTTTGAAGTTGTCCAGAAGTACCATCTTGAGAGCCGCGCCAAGGAGATTCTGATCTCGCCGGTGTTCGGCGTTGAGGATTTGAAGGCGATCGCCGAAACGATCGCCCGAAGCCGCGTTGGAGTTCGGTTGAATCTTCAGCTGCACAAGTATATTTGGGGCGCCGATGTTCACGGAGTCTGA